Proteins from a genomic interval of Paenibacillus sp. RC334:
- the tuf gene encoding elongation factor Tu, whose translation MAKAKFERNKPHVNIGTIGHVDHGKTTLTAAITTVLSKTYGGAAVAFDQIDKAPEERERGITISTAHVEYETPNRHYAHVDCPGHADYVKNMITGAAQMDGAILVVSAADGPMPQTREHILLSRQVGVPYIVVFLNKCDMVEDEELLELVEMEVRDLLSEYDFPGDDTPIIRGSAREALQNPEGDYAKKIVEMFETIDTYIPTPERDTDKPFLMPVEDVFSITGRGTVATGRVERGTVKVGDEIEIIGIQEESRKSVVTGVEMFRKLLDSAQAGDNIGALLRGVDRAQIERGQVLAKPGSVKPHTEFSAQIYVLTKEEGGRHKPFFTGYRPQFYFRTTDVTGIITLPEGSEMVMPGDNITVTVQLINPIAIEEGTKFSIREGGRTVGAGAVATISK comes from the coding sequence ATGGCAAAGGCTAAGTTTGAACGTAACAAACCGCACGTTAACATCGGTACTATTGGTCACGTCGATCATGGTAAAACTACTTTGACTGCTGCAATCACAACTGTATTGTCCAAAACTTACGGTGGTGCTGCTGTAGCATTCGACCAAATCGATAAAGCTCCAGAAGAGCGCGAACGCGGTATCACAATCTCCACAGCACACGTGGAATACGAAACACCTAACCGTCACTATGCACACGTTGACTGCCCAGGTCACGCCGACTATGTTAAAAACATGATCACTGGCGCTGCACAAATGGACGGAGCGATTCTGGTTGTATCCGCAGCTGACGGCCCAATGCCGCAAACTCGCGAGCACATCCTGTTGTCCCGCCAAGTAGGCGTTCCTTACATCGTTGTATTCCTGAACAAATGTGACATGGTTGAAGACGAAGAGTTGTTGGAACTGGTTGAAATGGAAGTTCGTGACTTGCTGAGCGAATATGACTTCCCAGGCGACGACACTCCAATCATTCGCGGTTCCGCTCGTGAAGCTCTGCAAAACCCAGAGGGCGACTATGCTAAGAAAATCGTTGAAATGTTCGAAACAATCGACACTTACATCCCAACTCCAGAACGCGACACTGACAAGCCTTTCTTGATGCCTGTCGAGGACGTATTCTCCATCACAGGTCGTGGTACAGTTGCTACAGGCCGTGTAGAGCGTGGTACTGTTAAAGTGGGCGACGAAATCGAAATCATCGGTATTCAAGAAGAATCCCGTAAATCCGTAGTAACAGGCGTAGAAATGTTCCGTAAATTGCTTGACTCTGCTCAAGCTGGCGATAACATCGGCGCATTGCTTCGCGGTGTAGACCGTGCACAAATCGAGCGTGGCCAAGTATTGGCTAAACCAGGTTCTGTTAAACCTCATACAGAATTCTCTGCTCAAATCTACGTTTTGACTAAAGAAGAGGGTGGACGTCACAAACCTTTCTTCACTGGTTACCGTCCACAGTTCTACTTCCGTACAACTGACGTAACTGGTATCATCACTTTGCCAGAAGGTTCCGAAATGGTAATGCCTGGTGACAACATCACAGTTACTGTTCAACTGATCAACCCAATCGCTATCGAAGAAGGAACTAAGTTCTCTATTCGTGAAGGTGGACGTACAGTTGGCGCCGGTGCGGTAGCAACAATCTCTAAATAA
- the rpsJ gene encoding 30S ribosomal protein S10 has product MAKQKIRIRLKAYDHRILDQSAEKIVETAKRSGAGVSGPIPLPTEKQIITILRAVHKYKDSREQFEMRTHKRLIDIVNPTPQTVDALMRLDLPSGVDIEIKL; this is encoded by the coding sequence ATGGCAAAGCAAAAGATTCGTATTCGTTTGAAAGCTTACGACCACAGAATTCTTGATCAATCCGCTGAGAAAATTGTTGAAACAGCTAAACGTTCGGGCGCAGGTGTATCCGGACCAATTCCGCTGCCAACTGAAAAACAAATCATTACTATTCTCCGTGCGGTACACAAGTACAAGGATTCCCGGGAGCAGTTCGAAATGCGCACACATAAGCGTCTGATCGACATTGTTAACCCGACTCCACAAACTGTGGATGCCTTGATGCGCTTGGACCTGCCGTCCGGTGTAGATATCGAAATTAAATTGTAA